One genomic window of Salmo salar chromosome ssa12, Ssal_v3.1, whole genome shotgun sequence includes the following:
- the LOC106564884 gene encoding beta-2-glycoprotein 1 isoform X1: MNPNLALLLLCQLALYTSVTSKNVCGHPPVTDGMDTLGLKHVYEIGKEVTLACERGYTPVKAKTASITCSASGEWTKLDLVCSPKMCPLPKPMQKPGMIDVPFKSVLNYTCDDGYVMIGANESVCLHDGTLSAPPPMCKAVSCALPQAPKHGKIVYDNKKFTGDEIQYGQSWTYECLPPRAPIGNERGSCLASGNVTEPPVCKEVSCSIPPTIDHGIITFAVMREVGYKEKVKYQCQEHYVLDGSEEIQCQNTGNWSTLPVCRAPCKVNINRGRIFYNAKKIWIGDLKPNRILHGESVVFYCLNKELKCGSPVASQCIDGTLNTPECFKEPGKMEYTLKPKSLPSEIAMCPTDLTK, encoded by the exons ATGAACCCAAACCTGGCTTTGCTGCTGCTCTGCCAGCTTGCCTTGTATACGTCAGTGACATCCAAGAACG TATGTGGCCACCCGCCCGTGACCGACGGTATGGATACACTGGGCCTAAAGCATGTGTATGAGATTGGAAAAGAGGTGACCCTGGCGTGTGAGCGTGGATACACACCTGTGAAAGCCAAGACTGCCAGTATCACCTGCTCAGCCTCGGGAGAGTGGACCAAACTGGACCTTGTGTGTTCTC CAAAGATGTGTCCTCTCCCCAAGCCTATGCAAAAGCCAGGGATGATTGACGTGCCATTCAAGAGTGTACTCAACTACACATGTGATGATGG GTACGTCATGATAGGAGCCAATGAGAGTGTGTGTTTACACGACGGTACCCTCAGTGCACCACCACCAATGTGTAAAG CTGTGAGTTGTGCTCTGCCTCAAGCACCTAAGCATGGTAAAATTGTCTATGACAATAAGAAGTTCACTGGCGATGAAATCCAGTACGGACAGAGTTGGACATATGAGTGTTTGCCGCCAAGAGCTCCCATTGGCAACGAGAGAGGATCATGCCTGGCCAGTGGAAACGTGACTGAGCCACCGGTATGCAAGG AGGTGAGTTGCTCCATCCCACCAACGATAGACCACGGCATCATCACCTTTGCTGTGATGAGGGAGGTTGGCTACAAGGAGAAGGTCAAGTACCAGTGCCAGGAACACTACGTTCTGGACGGCTCTGAGGAAATACAGTGTCAGAATACAGGCAACTGGTCCACTTTGCCCGTTTGTAGAG CCCCCTGTAAAGTTAACATCAACAGAGGTCGCATCTTTTACAACGCCAAGAAGATCTGGATTGGGGATCTGAAACCCAATAGAATCCTTCACGGGGAGTCTGTTGTGTTCTACTGTCTGAACAAGGAGCTGAAGTGTGGCAGTCCAGTAGCAAGTCAGTGCATCGACGGCACACTCAATACCCCAGAATGTTTTAAAG AACCAGGCAAGATGGAGTACACCCTTAAGCCCAAATCACTTCCATCTGAGATTGCGATGTGTCCTACCGACCTAACAAAATAA
- the LOC106564884 gene encoding beta-2-glycoprotein 1 isoform X2, translating to MNPNLALLLLCQLALYTSVTSKNVCGHPPVTDGMDTLGLKHVYEIGKEVTLACERGYTPVKAKTASITCSASGEWTKLDLVCSPKMCPLPKPMQKPGMIDVPFKSVLNYTCDDGYVMIGANESVCLHDGTLSAPPPMCKAVSCALPQAPKHGKIVYDNKKFTGDEIQYGQSWTYECLPPRAPIGNERGSCLASGNVTEPPVCKAPCKVNINRGRIFYNAKKIWIGDLKPNRILHGESVVFYCLNKELKCGSPVASQCIDGTLNTPECFKEPGKMEYTLKPKSLPSEIAMCPTDLTK from the exons ATGAACCCAAACCTGGCTTTGCTGCTGCTCTGCCAGCTTGCCTTGTATACGTCAGTGACATCCAAGAACG TATGTGGCCACCCGCCCGTGACCGACGGTATGGATACACTGGGCCTAAAGCATGTGTATGAGATTGGAAAAGAGGTGACCCTGGCGTGTGAGCGTGGATACACACCTGTGAAAGCCAAGACTGCCAGTATCACCTGCTCAGCCTCGGGAGAGTGGACCAAACTGGACCTTGTGTGTTCTC CAAAGATGTGTCCTCTCCCCAAGCCTATGCAAAAGCCAGGGATGATTGACGTGCCATTCAAGAGTGTACTCAACTACACATGTGATGATGG GTACGTCATGATAGGAGCCAATGAGAGTGTGTGTTTACACGACGGTACCCTCAGTGCACCACCACCAATGTGTAAAG CTGTGAGTTGTGCTCTGCCTCAAGCACCTAAGCATGGTAAAATTGTCTATGACAATAAGAAGTTCACTGGCGATGAAATCCAGTACGGACAGAGTTGGACATATGAGTGTTTGCCGCCAAGAGCTCCCATTGGCAACGAGAGAGGATCATGCCTGGCCAGTGGAAACGTGACTGAGCCACCGGTATGCAAGG CCCCCTGTAAAGTTAACATCAACAGAGGTCGCATCTTTTACAACGCCAAGAAGATCTGGATTGGGGATCTGAAACCCAATAGAATCCTTCACGGGGAGTCTGTTGTGTTCTACTGTCTGAACAAGGAGCTGAAGTGTGGCAGTCCAGTAGCAAGTCAGTGCATCGACGGCACACTCAATACCCCAGAATGTTTTAAAG AACCAGGCAAGATGGAGTACACCCTTAAGCCCAAATCACTTCCATCTGAGATTGCGATGTGTCCTACCGACCTAACAAAATAA